In Amyelois transitella isolate CPQ chromosome 13, ilAmyTran1.1, whole genome shotgun sequence, a genomic segment contains:
- the LOC106138281 gene encoding uncharacterized protein LOC106138281: protein MTKENSIDIEQELDNLLTTVQPNLQDVIKRSFTNVILQQSKNGEQNKRDTLEDTSYFAKNTQVNLTRLELVKPPTFHVQSLSLDLKSMGLKLTCSLGEVSVRGLYSAFNENLYNLIPVMSEGHVLISLSNMTADVEVGLVLKDDAYSFINPGIQFVHDEVLVKLSWPSPQRGGGYEFATTEQLAKHIDDLPLTAAISLPLYALLREKLESHLKVVLRQATSVSDVMCSNPSLLEAYSSMVECLAQNGNKIIDMVLINMRRTLLQNCREVLEMPPLHATFMHKIGSISFVGKFETDTGWVKNLSTVNRISDVSVSTSDPMKSSFRATLRIKDLQVGYDDYRIKAMGVSCGGRLVATLVGCSLHLAMSVGLARWEPYAQLTDLRIDRMGAMDLHVTGLGPLSGAAPLAAAWLRGAALAAAAPAAASQLQHEARIALQELPLWDILHAKQ from the exons ATGACCAAGGAGAACAGTATTGATATCGAACAAGAATTGGATAATCTTTTGACGACAGTCCAGCCTAATCTTCAAGATGTTATTAAAAGG AGTTTTACCAATGTCATACTACAACAATCAAAAAATGGTGAACAGAATAAACGGGACACCTTGGAAGACACATCATATTTTGCCAAAAATACCCAAGT AAACCTCACAAGACTGGAGCTAGTCAAGCCACCAACATTCCACGTTCAGAGCCTCTCCCTGGACCTCAAGTCGATGGGGCTCAAACTAACATGTTCCTTAGGAGAGGTCAGCGTCAGAGGTCTATACAGTGCGTTCAATGAGAACTTGTATAACCTCATACCTGTGATGTCGGAGGGCCATGTTTT gATATCTCTGTCAAACATGACCGCTGACGTGGAAGTGGGCCTCGTGCTGAAAGACGACGCATACTCCTTCATCAACCCTGGGATACAATTTGTACATGATGAAGTACTTGTCAAG TTGTCATGGCCGTCACCGCAAAGAGGTGGAGGATACGAGTTCGCCACCACCGAGCAGTTAGCTAAACATATCG ATGACCTGCCGCTAACAGCAGCTATATCGTTACCTCTGTACGCGCTGTTGAGAGAGAAATTGGAAAGTCATCTGAAGGTGGTACTGAGGCAGGCCACCAGTGTGTCCGACGTCATGTGTTCAAACCCCAGCCTTTTAGAAGCTTATAG TTCAATGGTAGAATGTTTGGCTCAGAACGGCAACAAAATAATAGACATGGTGCTCATCAACATGCGAAGAACTCTGCTGCAGAACTGTCGTGAGGTGCTCGAAATGCCGCCTCTACATGCCACTTTTATGCATAAG ATAGGATCGATATCATTCGTAGGCAAATTTGAGACGGACACGGGATGGGTGAAGAACTTGTCGACTGTGAACAGGATCAGTGACGTCAGCGTGAGCACCTCAGACCCCATGAAGAGCAGTTTCCGCGCCACGCTCAGGATAAAGGACCTTCAG GTGGGCTACGACGACTACCGCATCAAGGCGATGGGCGTGTCGTGCGGTGGGCGGCTGGTGGCCACACTGGTGGGCTGCTCGCTACATCTGGCGATGAGCGTGGGCCTGGCGCGGTGGGAACCCTACGCGCAGCTCACTGACCTACGGATAGACAGGATGGG CGCCATGGACCTCCACGTGACGGGGCTGGGCCCGCTGAGCGGCGCGGCGCCGCTGGCGGCCGCGTGGCTGCGCGGCGCCGCGCTggccgccgccgcgcccgccgccgcctcACAGCTACAGCACGAGGCGCGCATCGCTTTACAGGAGTTGCCGCTGTGGGACATACTGCACGCCAAGCAGTGA
- the LOC106138272 gene encoding uncharacterized protein LOC106138272 produces MGLIQSIVCSITFCVERVLTWTCCAFLLMLLMFTVIVLMIYGIAVGYHYAQKELASFAVSSRSTTEPGLSRRRSGDSGVDESAPVVRLVAVNRSEVEHAPQPELEVYQQQRPGEKIYMDVSATPIVVLETERPPREPDLSPQEKELARRLIGRFRRSRNTTIPAEPFLRPLRPSNVTISSSVVPTT; encoded by the exons ATGGGACTTATACAATCCATTGTTTGTTCTATAACATTCTGCGTTGAAAG agtTTTGACATGGACTTGCTGTGCTTTCCTGCTGATGCTGCTCATGTTCACAGTCATCGTCCTAATGATTTACGGCATCGCAGTGGGCTACCACTACGCACAAAAAGAATTGGCATCATTTGCCG TGTCATCGCGATCGACCACAGAGCCTGGTCTGTCGAGGCGAAGGTCTGGAGACAGCGGTGTGGACGAGAGCGCGCCCGTGGTCCGGCTGGTCGCGGTCAACAGGTCCGAGGTGGAACACGCGCCACAACCAGAACTCG AGGTGTATCAACAGCAGAGGCCGGGAGAAAAAATCTACATGGACGTTTCTGCAACTCCGATTGTCGTACTTGAAACGGAACG GCCACCAAGAGAACCTGACCTATCACCGCAAGAGAAAGAACTCGCCCGAAGGCTGATCGGCCGCTTTCGGCGCTCCAGGAACACTACCATTCCCGCCGAACCATTCTTGAGGCCACTGCGACCTTCTAATGTCACCATATCCAGTTCTGTGGTGCCGACCACGTGA
- the LOC106138271 gene encoding uncharacterized protein LOC106138271: MGCVCCSLSSFVSIVLDALERISLCTVCAMLTCCLLFTIITVMVMGIGIGYHYCFVSNSVDSMAKAAKAAGALRSGPEQAERSGNVMRSVDKAVRRGFGRKTRREINGTMTSNQNVNYTDLHNGNITAYNVERFDLKNKTWI; this comes from the exons ATGGGTTGTGTGTGCTGTTCCTTGAGTTCTTTCGTCTCCATTGTACTTGATGCTTTAGAAAG AATATCACTATGCACTGTCTGCGCCATGTTGACCTGCTGTCTCTTGTTCACCATCATCACCGTCATGGTCATGGGAATCGGAATTGGCTACCATTATTGTTTTGTATCAAATTCCGTGGATTCCATGG CAAAGGCTGCAAAAGCCGCTGGGGCTCTAAGATCTGGCCCAGAGCAAGCGGAACGTTCGGGAAATGTAATGCGATCAGTTGACAAGGCGGTGAGGCGCGGCTTCGGTCGCAAAACCCGCCGAGAGATCAACGGCACCATGACTTCCAACCAAAATGTCAACTATACAGACTTGCACAACGGTAATATTACTGCCTATAACGTCGAACGATTCGACCTAAAAAACAAGACGTGGATCTAG
- the LOC106138285 gene encoding ribonuclease P protein subunit p20 isoform X1, translating to MADENNSQKKEEPKKKHKRFQNKNYAVKKRLPVRPIDSDNVIFITKKTNFKAQLDKCCDLLTKGEKEIILHGLGAAIQRCCNLALQLEILFSGTCQIEVNTGTVDLVDDLEPLNEDLEFGAQVRHSSSIHIRIFRTAMLGANQS from the exons ATGGCAGATGAAAACAACTCTCAAAAGAAAGAGGAACCAAAGAAAAAGCACAAACggtttcaaaataagaattatGCAGTTAAAAAGAGACTACCAGTTCGTCCAATAGACAgtgataatgtaatttttataacaaaaaagacaAATTTTAAG GCACAGCTGGACAAATGTTGCGATCTATTGACTAAAGGTGAAAAGGAAATAATCCTTCACGGACTCGGCGCTGCAATCCAGAGGTGCTGTAACCTAGCATTACAGCTCGAGATACTGTTTTCAGGAACATGTCAAATAGAAGTAAACACTGGCACTGTCGATTTAGTCG aTGATTTGGAGCCACTTAATGAAGACTTAGAATTTGGAGCTCAAGTGAGGCACTCATCATCTATTCACATTAGAATATTCCGGACAGCAATGCTTGGTGCCAATCAATCATAA
- the LOC106138285 gene encoding transmembrane protein 203 isoform X2, translating to MFFTLNEIVQWIGLTVFEIWINLITITIFSVLLALKIDGIVNSAWWTIFAPLFVSDAMNAYFCCIVCIRMNLENSYKASLYRASWSAIFLGLTFVFKFLLCRKLQGDSAIEYSEVFAPLFILLQLIAVRACQLHQ from the coding sequence ATGTTTTTCACACTGAATGAAATAGTGCAGTGGATTGGACTAACAGTGTTTGAAATATGGATAAACTTGATAACAATCACTATTTTCTCAGTTCTGTTAGCTCTTAAAATAGATGGAATTGTAAACAGTGCATGGTGGACAATATTTGCTCCATTATTTGTTAGTGATGCAATGAATGCATATTTTTGCTGTATTGTTTGTATTAGAATGAACTTGGAGAATTCATACAAAGCTTCACTATACAGAGCGTCATGGAGTGCAATTTTCTTGGGGCTCACATTTGTATTCAAGTTCTTACTTTGTAGAAAATTACAAGGTGACTCTGCCATAGAGTATAGTGAAGTCTTTGCACctctatttattttgttgcaaCTGATAGCAGTTAGAGCATGCCAGTTGCATCAGTAA
- the LOC106138270 gene encoding uncharacterized protein LOC106138270: MSECTDVQALEKISSEVDESQVKIILSSHCIKAQAFLVNKLRKQSERQKEICIFLSNSNVKLEAEIKQAEQEIESLRSAYESIRSANVDLRKELLLAKDNKIEIEDHIQRGEKKYEDLWLECKTRYEGIPYVQELLQKTEISKILTENISALQNEVEILVKEINTKKTELMNLDKKRVIELASYFVTEMPVTLKIIEERSLEINILTQELEKLGKVQEAKENEEKNVASLESKKAVIPAGDLKMSNSVDNWPNLYSNTNESLPIPELKLFATDFDVLSAKLDEIKIKKVEMLQATPLKRTDTDLTEEEATAHKKPKKSTENLPYYFSKPVTVEESINDIHAKCNFANRKLINILEDITLDSNATYKLVSKVNADSLKGVESIGIHASATDKVDTPIDTEQIEEIDITDTNSRNIVVPPTQFMDYTQEVIRASQHTAESENNNAVGMKNSQENVKKRVSFDLTSSVQITSMEDEDCDEVQNVEPDANKTANSELDMTGASDDGYNKIRDMILKKHNLDLSPQFVYAKNNTIKMRSEDSVTSKFFPPSKVIDVQNTEVLQQQEITANSKNKELDMQVENEAENATDKEKDPAVSQSKIKAQKVENTVSGFLFKHGNQEIPDSLNVSISTTGFDDGDGDFPHCIDSSLLLSPKADLPMPMSGDNAEVLSQEVPNFLSGLRKTGLSFFGMTSVQETNADNSGQNSSNNFNFNFGGDEKKTRGGLFSMFR, encoded by the exons atgagCGAATGTACAGATGTTCAGGCCTTGGAAAAAATTTCAAGTGAAGTAGATGAGTcacaagttaaaattattttatccaGTCATTGCATCAAAG cACAAGCCTTTTTGGTTAATAAGTTACGAAAACAGTCTGAGCGACAAAAGgaaatctgtatttttttaagcaataGTAATGTGAAATTGGAGGCTGAAATAAAACAAGCCGAACAAGAAATTGAAAG ttTACGGTCAGCGTATGAAAGTATTAGATCAGCAAATGTGGACCTCAGAAAAGAACTACTTTTAGCAAAAGataacaaaattgaaattgagGATCATATTCAACGTGGTGAAAAGAAATACGAAGATTTATGGTTGGAATGTAAAACCAGATACGAGGGTATACCATATGTACAAGAACTACTCCAAAAAACagaaatttctaaaatattgaCAGAAAACATTAGCGCCTTACAAAATGAGGTTGAAATCCTAGTTAAGGAAATTAATACAAAGAAAACAGAATTGATGAATTTGGATAAAAAACGAGTAATAGAACTGGCGAGTTATTTTGTGACTGAAATGCCTGTTacacttaaaataatagaagAGAGGTCTCTTGAAATTAATATACTCACACAAGAATTAGAAAAACTTGGAAAAGTACAAGAAGcaaaagaaaatgaagaaaaaaatgtcgCATCTCTTGAATCAAAGAAAGCAGTTATACCAGCCGGCGATCTCAAGATGTCgaattcagtagataattGGCCCAATTTATATTCGAACACCAACGAATCTTTGCCG ATTCCGGAACTAAAGCTGTTTGCTACAGATTTTGATGTACTAAGTGCGAAATTAGATGAG attaagATAAAGAAAGTAGAAATGCTACAGGCAACTCCTTTAAAGAGGACGGATACAGATTTAACAGAGGAAGAGGCAACAGCGCACAAAAAGCCTAAGAAATCAACAGAAAACCTACCATACTACTTCAGTAAACCTGTAACGGTCGAGGAAAGTATTAATGATATTCACGCTAAATGTAATTTCGCCAACCGAAAACTTATAAACATTCTTGAAGATATAACACTTGATAGTAATGCCACTTACAAATTAGTTTCGAAAGTGAATGCAGACAGTCTTAAAGGTGTTGAGTCTATTGGGATTCACGCCTCTGCGACTGACAAG gTGGACACGCCTATTGACACTGAACAAATTGAGGAAATTGACATAACAGACACTAATTCTAGAAATATTGTGGTACCGCCCACACAATTCATGGACTATACACAG GAAGTCATCAGGGCTTCACAACACACAGCCGAATCAGAAAATAACAATGCTGTTGGTATGAAG aatTCTCAGGAGAATGTGAAGAAAAGGGTATCTTTTGATCTGACCAGCAGTGTGCAAATTACGTCAATGGAAGATGAAGACTGTGACGAGGTACAAAATGTAGAACCAGATGCAAACAAAACTGCGAATAGCGAGCTAGACATGACTGGAGCTAGCGACGATGGCTACAATAAGATCAGAGATATGAtactaaaaaaacataatctgGACCTGTCACCCCAGTTTGTGTATGCTAAAAATAACACTATCAAAatg AGAAGTGAGGATAGCGTGACATCGAAATTTTTCCCGCCGTCTAAGGTTATAGATGTTCAAAATACTGAGGTGCTTCAACAACAAGAAATTACTGCTAATAGCAAGAATAAAGAACTTGACATGCAAGTGGAAAATGAAGCAGAAAATGCTACTGATAAAGAAAAAGACCCTGCAGTCTCTCAATCAAAG ATAAAAGCTCAAAAAGTTGAAAATACCGTCAGTGGTTTTCTTTTCAAACATGGTAATCAAGAAATACCAGATTCATTGAATGTGTCTATTAGTACTACTGGTTTTGATGATGGAGATGGTGATTTTCCTCACTGTATTG ATTCCAGCCTCCTTTTATCCCCAAAAGCAGATTTACCAATGCCAATGAGTGGTGATAATGCAGAAGTATTGTCTCAGGAAGTTCCTAACTTTTTATCAG GACTGCGGAAGACAGGATTATCCTTTTTCGGAATGACATCAGTACAAGAAACAAATGCAGATAATAGTGGACAAAAttcatcaaataattttaatttcaactttGGAGGAGATGAGAAGAAAACTAGAGGCGGCTTATTTAGTATGTTCCgttaa
- the LOC106138299 gene encoding inositol hexakisphosphate kinase 2: MVYSLGWGMGEPERRGADRKRAQPPAQHNALSPDDGHEVDVLPLHNQVGGHTRLLVLNDSTVIKPLNIRELHFYQNIPEDIQNFVPRYKGVMQASNTGSTKLDKRYSPCFREENGRKQSLGGKRRRDDVFKFKVHRNGNASEVLKSIAHMDNSNKQYFLMMENITSSYRRPCVLDLKMGTRQHGDDASAEKRSKQIAKCAASTSATLGVRLCGMQIYVPETGACVRRDKYWGRALSEAGLRDALREFFAGGGGLRVRAVRRVLRDLDGLRRAIAKQTNYRFYSCSLLIVYEGDTSSPPASSGQEYDGDASSSSADLAADAEHFDMSTLHHEIERRPAFQPHSEETMGGYEDGELAGGSPRPQPPSPDSADSWMAYSSASSESWRERPAEAERVDIRMIDFAHTAFAGAAAESPLATATPHHGPDCGFLTGIDSLKRLLTEILPPQPYS; the protein is encoded by the exons ATGGTGTACTCTCTTGGCTGGGGCATGGGTGAGCCGGAGCGGCGCGGCGCAGACAGGAAGCGCGCGCAGCCGCCCGCGCAGCACAACGCGTTGTCGCCAGACGACGGCCACGAAGTCGATGTTCTGCCGTTGCACAATCAG GTGGGCGGCCACACCAGGTTACTCGTGCTAAATGACAGCACAGTAATAAAACCCCTGAATATTCGTGAACTGCATTTTTACCAGAACATTCCTGAAGATATACAGAACTTCGTTCCCAGATATAAAG GCGTGATGCAGGCATCTAACACGGGTAGCACGAAATTGGACAAGCGGTACTCGCCATGTTTTCGCGAGGAGAACGGGCGAAAGCAGTCCCTGGGCGGCAAGCGGCGGCGTGACGACGTGTTCAA ATTTAAAGTGCATCGAAATGGCAATGCGAGCGAAGTGCTCAAGAGCATTGCACACATGGACAACTCGAATAAACAAT ATTTCCTGATGATGGAGAACATTACCTCTTCGTACCGTCGGCCGTGCGTGCTAGATCTGAAGATGGGCACGCGGCAGCACGGCGACGACGCCTCAGCGGAGAAGAGAAGCAAGCAGATCGCCAAGTGTGCTGCCAGTACCTCGGCCACATTGGGGGTCAGGCTCTGTGGCATGCAG ATATACGTGCCGGAGACGGGCGCGTGCGTGCGCCGCGACAAGTACTGGGGGCGCGCGCTGTCGGAGGCGGGGCTGCGCGACGCGCTGCGCGAGTTCTtcgcgggcggcggcgggctGCGCGTGCGCGCGGTGCGCCGCGTGCTGCGCGACCTGGACGGGCTGCGGCGCGCCATCGCCAAGCAGACCAACTACAGATTCTATTCTTG TTCATTACTTATAGTGTACGAAGGCGACACGAGCTCCCCGCCGGCGAGCAGCGGCCAGGAGTACGACGGCGACGCGTCCAGCAGCTCCGCCGACCTCGCGGCCGACGCCGAGCACTTCGACATGTCCACGCTGCACCACGAGATCGAGCGCCGCCCCGCCTTCCAGCCGCACTCGGAGGAGACCATGGGCGGCTACGAGGACGGCGAGCTGGCCGGCGGCAGCCCGCGCCCGCAGCCGCCCAGCCCCGACTCCGCCGACAGCTGGATGGCGTACTCCTCCGCCAGCAGCGAGTCCTGGCGCGAGCGGCCCGCCGAGGCCGAGCGCGTGGACATCCGCATGATCGACTTCGCGCACACGGCGTTCGCGGGCGCCGCGGCCGAGTCGCCGCTGGCCACCGCCACGCCGCACCACGGGCCCGACTGCGGCTTCCTCACCGGCATCGACAGCCTCAAGCGGCTGCTCACCGAGATCCTCCCGCCGCAGCCCTACAGTTAA